A part of Bacillus thuringiensis genomic DNA contains:
- a CDS encoding DUF4257 domain-containing protein, whose product MEMYQWLTAVLVGGITGFVSHLINNQGKLLLPRRLKTFFHFGFLTDIFTGSLAALLGLVLFDVTLIKEIIKVSIVTAISGQTFLLHQALGGEQAKNTQIGKADEKIQEIDKLLRR is encoded by the coding sequence ATGGAAATGTATCAATGGCTAACTGCTGTTCTCGTTGGTGGCATTACTGGTTTCGTTTCCCATCTTATCAATAACCAAGGCAAGTTATTGCTTCCACGCCGTTTGAAAACTTTTTTTCACTTTGGGTTTTTGACTGATATTTTCACTGGTAGCTTAGCTGCACTACTTGGACTCGTTCTATTCGATGTCACCTTAATAAAAGAAATTATTAAAGTATCCATTGTGACTGCTATTTCCGGTCAGACTTTCTTACTGCACCAAGCGCTTGGTGGTGAGCAGGCTAAAAATACACAAATTGGGAAAGCTGATGAGAAGATTCAAGAAATTGACAAATTATTACGACGTTAG
- a CDS encoding aldo/keto reductase: MKYTKLQKAGLNISKLGLGTNAVGGHNLYADVNEEEGKRLIEEAIQQGITFFDTADSYGFGRSEELVGEVLKGKRHEVVLATKGGIQPLLNGEVYINNEPSYLRNAVENSLRRLQTDYIDLYYLHFTNPETSYIDSIGELNRLKEEGKIRAIGISNVNVEQLKEANQHGHIDVVQSPYNMLDRAAGEELLPYCIESGISFIPYGPLAFGILGGKYTEDFKLSEGDWRQSVNLFEENTYKSNFKKVEKLKGLAKEKNLEVSKLALAWLLNKKGIDTVIPGGKRAEQIRESVRAVDVSLNEKVMKEIGSILED; the protein is encoded by the coding sequence ATGAAGTATACAAAATTGCAAAAGGCAGGACTAAATATTTCAAAGTTAGGGTTAGGAACAAACGCTGTAGGGGGACATAATTTATATGCTGATGTGAATGAGGAAGAAGGAAAACGATTAATAGAAGAAGCTATCCAGCAAGGGATTACATTTTTTGATACAGCAGATTCATACGGTTTCGGTAGATCAGAGGAATTAGTAGGAGAAGTATTGAAAGGAAAACGCCACGAAGTTGTACTTGCTACAAAAGGTGGAATACAGCCGTTATTAAATGGAGAGGTTTATATTAATAATGAGCCAAGCTATTTAAGAAATGCTGTGGAAAATAGCTTAAGAAGATTACAAACTGATTATATTGATTTATATTATTTACATTTTACAAATCCAGAAACAAGTTACATAGATTCAATTGGTGAGCTTAATCGCCTAAAAGAAGAAGGTAAAATTCGTGCAATTGGAATATCTAATGTTAATGTAGAGCAATTAAAAGAAGCGAATCAGCACGGACATATAGATGTTGTACAATCACCGTATAATATGTTGGATCGTGCTGCTGGGGAAGAACTTTTGCCATATTGTATAGAATCAGGTATTTCATTTATTCCGTACGGGCCTCTTGCTTTTGGGATACTAGGCGGAAAATATACAGAAGATTTCAAATTGAGTGAAGGAGATTGGCGTCAAAGTGTAAATCTATTTGAAGAAAATACATATAAGAGTAACTTTAAGAAAGTTGAGAAGTTAAAAGGCTTAGCTAAAGAAAAGAATCTCGAAGTATCGAAGTTAGCTTTAGCGTGGTTATTAAACAAAAAAGGAATTGATACTGTTATTCCTGGCGGGAAGCGAGCGGAGCAAATAAGAGAAAGTGTAAGAGCAGTGGATGTTTCATTGAATGAAAAGGTAATGAAAGAGATTGGATCTATATTAGAAGATTAG
- the galT gene encoding UDP-glucose--hexose-1-phosphate uridylyltransferase, giving the protein MIYQAIQQLIDRAIEVQLIEKEDEIYTRNQILSLLRLDDFVVEASAPVKKAISELLEELIEYACMHKVIEAVMDEKEILASAIMDVFMSKPSVINSQFYEKYEQNPKAATNYFYELSKNSNYIQMKQIAKNINYKVNMEYGPIDITINLSKPEKDPKQIARERVLESTNYPKCLLCIENEGYRGRSGHPARSNHRMIRMNLTDESWFLQYSPYIYFNEHCIVLSSEHRDMKIDRQTFLRLLKFVEKFPHYFLGSNADLPIVGGSILTHDHYQGGNYEFAMANASNDLIFELTNFPKMQCSIIKWPMSVIRLRSNDIEQIVNAGEYILESWKGYSDPSVHIFAFTNDVLHNTITPIARYRNNMYELDLVLRNNRTSDEHPLGIFHPHAEIQHIKKENIGLIEVMGLAVLPARLKIELQEVEKFLLHIPSDIPTPHIRWAEQLKIKYDNRIHEQNVQEIIREEVGRKFIQALEDAGVFKRDEEGISAFKRFIQTLN; this is encoded by the coding sequence ATGATATATCAAGCTATCCAGCAGTTAATCGATCGTGCTATTGAAGTTCAATTGATTGAAAAAGAAGATGAAATATATACAAGGAATCAAATCCTTTCCTTACTTCGTTTAGATGACTTTGTAGTGGAAGCGTCAGCGCCCGTAAAGAAAGCAATTTCGGAGTTATTGGAAGAGTTAATTGAATATGCTTGTATGCATAAAGTCATTGAGGCAGTAATGGACGAGAAGGAGATTTTAGCAAGTGCAATTATGGATGTTTTTATGTCTAAACCGTCCGTTATCAATTCTCAGTTTTATGAAAAATACGAACAAAATCCGAAGGCTGCGACAAATTACTTCTATGAGTTAAGTAAAAACAGTAACTATATCCAAATGAAGCAAATTGCCAAAAATATAAATTATAAAGTAAATATGGAATATGGACCTATTGATATTACAATTAATTTATCAAAACCGGAAAAAGACCCGAAACAAATTGCTAGAGAGAGAGTATTGGAAAGTACAAATTATCCAAAATGTTTACTATGTATTGAGAATGAAGGATATAGAGGCAGAAGTGGACATCCAGCACGTTCGAATCATCGTATGATCCGTATGAATCTTACAGATGAAAGCTGGTTTCTACAGTATTCTCCGTATATATATTTCAATGAACACTGTATTGTATTGTCTTCCGAACACCGGGATATGAAAATTGACCGTCAAACATTTTTACGTTTGTTAAAATTTGTAGAAAAATTCCCGCATTATTTCCTTGGTTCCAATGCAGATTTGCCAATTGTAGGAGGATCTATTCTTACACATGACCATTATCAAGGTGGAAACTATGAATTTGCTATGGCTAATGCATCAAACGACCTAATTTTTGAACTCACTAACTTTCCAAAAATGCAATGTTCTATTATTAAATGGCCTATGTCAGTTATTCGCTTAAGAAGTAACGACATAGAACAAATAGTAAATGCAGGGGAGTACATATTAGAGAGTTGGAAGGGATATAGTGATCCTTCTGTTCATATATTTGCATTTACGAATGATGTTCTGCATAATACGATTACGCCGATTGCTCGCTATCGGAATAATATGTACGAATTGGACCTTGTTTTGCGGAACAATCGTACAAGTGACGAACATCCACTAGGTATTTTCCACCCCCATGCGGAAATACAGCATATTAAAAAGGAAAATATCGGTCTGATTGAAGTAATGGGGTTAGCTGTACTTCCTGCTCGATTAAAAATAGAGCTTCAGGAAGTAGAGAAATTCTTACTTCACATTCCAAGTGATATTCCAACGCCTCATATACGATGGGCAGAACAATTAAAAATCAAATATGACAATCGGATACATGAACAAAATGTACAGGAGATTATAAGAGAAGAAGTGGGAAGAAAATTTATACAGGCGCTTGAAGATGCTGGTGTTTTTAAACGAGATGAAGAAGGGATATCGGCATTTAAACGTTTTATTCAGACCTTAAATTAG
- a CDS encoding ArsR/SmtB family transcription factor has protein sequence MRTLYHPNREEIQFSSVLYALSDQIRLQIVTMLLEKHEQSCGALNIPIAKSTLSHHFKVLRESGVMYTRLEGTQRFISIREDDLHTRFPGLLDVVIHATEPY, from the coding sequence ATGCGAACACTATACCATCCGAATCGAGAAGAAATTCAATTCTCTTCAGTCTTATATGCACTTAGCGATCAAATTCGTTTACAAATTGTAACTATGCTACTAGAGAAACATGAACAATCTTGTGGTGCGTTAAACATTCCAATTGCGAAATCAACTTTATCTCACCATTTCAAAGTTTTACGTGAATCCGGTGTTATGTATACACGCCTTGAAGGAACACAGCGTTTCATTTCAATTCGTGAAGATGACTTACATACTAGATTCCCCGGTTTATTAGACGTCGTAATACATGCGACAGAACCATACTAA